One Mugil cephalus isolate CIBA_MC_2020 chromosome 10, CIBA_Mcephalus_1.1, whole genome shotgun sequence genomic window carries:
- the nts gene encoding neurotensin/neuromedin N produces the protein MQAQLACVLLLCFTCGALNTDVDQEQRAVEEELLSSLFASKMKHNKQSAPYWRVSLTNLCRMMSSLRQEAWTGEEEEDGELRDESLQLLGELYNLQHICRALQSREERLLQDSLEYSEENSDTPLKRKSPYILKRQVGHTTKSRRPYILKRSTVY, from the exons ATGCAGGCACAGTTGGCGTGTGTGCTTCTCCTCTGTTTCACATGTGGTGCACTCAATACAG aCGTCGACCAGGAGCAGCGAGCGGTAGAAGAGGAGCTACTCAGCAGTCTCTTCGCCTCCAAG ATGAAACACAATAAGCAGAGTGCCCCCTACTGGCGCGTGTCGCTGACCAACCTGTGCAGGATGATGAGCAGCCTGAGGCAGGAGGCGTGGAccggcgaggaggaggaagacggtGAGCTGAGGGACGAGAGCCTCCAGCTGCTGGGGGAGCTGTACAACCTGCAACACATCTGCCGAGCGCTGCAGAGCCGGGAGGAGAGG CTACTCCAAGACTCTCTAGAATACTCAGAGGAGAACAGTGACACCCCGCTGAAACGAAAATCACCGTACATACTGAAGAGGCAAGTCGGGCACACCACCAAGTCCCGGAGGCCGTACATCTTAAAACGGAGTACAGTTTACTGA
- the mgat4c gene encoding alpha-1,3-mannosyl-glycoprotein 4-beta-N-acetylglucosaminyltransferase C — protein MRLVWKSLDKMRCLRKRSTIPFLGFLITFLLFLNLYIEDGYVLEGDKRQLRETSVHPSSSERYVHTFRDLSNFSGTINVTYRYLAGTPLNRKKYLTIGLSSVKRKRGNYLLETIKSIFDQSSYEELKEIVVVVHLADFDLAWCENLVQEITRKFAHHIIAGRLLVIQAPEEYYPSLDGLKRNYNDPEDRVRFRSKQNVDYAFLLNFCTNLSHFYMMLEDDVRCSRNFLTALKKVITSREGSYWVMLEFSKLGYIGKLYHSRDLPRLAHFLLMFYQEMPCDWLLIHFRGLLAQKDVIRFKPSLFQHMGYYSSYKGAENKLKDDDFEEDSIDIPDNPPASLYTNINVFENYDATKAYSTVDEYFWGKPPSTGDFFVIVFNKSTKISKIKISTGSDDRQNDILHHGALEVGEKLVGTKKGKQCSSYITLGEFKNGNIEVQDVDHKIAYDIECVRIVVTASQREWLIIRSISLWTTQPPSQ, from the exons ATGAGGCTGGTGTGGAAATCCCTGGACAAGATGAGGTGTCTGAGGAAACGCTCCACCATTCCCTTCCTTGGGTTCCTCatcaccttcctcctcttcctgaaCCTCTACATCGAAGACGGCTATGTGCTG GAGGGGGATAAAAGGCAGCTTAGGGAGACATCAGTCCACCCTTCCAGCTCAGAACGATATGTTCACACCTTCAGAGACCTCAGCAATTTCTCTGGAACCATTAATGTCACGTATCGCTATCTCGCCGGAACCCCACTGAACCGCAAGA AGTACCTCACCATCGGACTTTCGtcagtcaaaagaaaaagaggaaactaCCTTCTGGAGACAATCAaatccatctttgatcagtccaGCTATGAAGAACTGAAAGAGATAGTGGTTGTTGTCCACTTGGCAGACTTTGACCTGGCCTGGTGTGAGAACTTGGTTCAGGAAATCACCAGGAAGTTTGCTCATCACATCATAGCGGGCCGCCTCCTGGTCATCCAGGCCCCAGAGGAGTACTACCCATCTCTGGACGGGTTGAAAAGGAACTACAACGACCCAGAGGACCGGGTCCGTTTCCGCTCGAAGCAGAATGTAGACTATGCTTTCCTCCTAAACTTCTGCACGAACCTCTCTCACTTCTACATGATGTTAGAAGACGACGTGCGCTGCTCCAGGAACTTCCTGACGGCGCTGAAGAAGGTGATCACCTCCAGAGAAGGCTCCTACTGGGTGATGCTGGAGTTCTCCAAGCTGGGCTACATCGGGAAGCTGTACCACTCCCGAGACCTGCCACGTCTGGCCCATTTCCTGCTTATGTTCTACCAGGAAATGCCCTGTGACTGGCTCCTCATCCACTTCAGGGGTCTGCTGGCCCAGAAGGACGTGATCCGCTTCAAGCCCTCGCTGTTCCAGCACATGGGCTACTACTCCTCTTATAAAGGAGCTGAGAACAAGCTGAAGGACGACGACTTTGAGGAAGACTCCATAGACATTCCTGACAACCCCCCGGCCAGCCTTTACACAAACATCAATGTCTTTGAAAACTACGACGCCACCAAGGCTTACAGCACAGTGGATGAATACTTTTGGGGGAAGCCTCCTTCCACTGGAGATTTCTTTGTCATAGTCTTTAACAAATCGACCAAAATTAGTAAGATTAAGATTTCTACAGGGTCCGACGACCGGCAGAATGACATTCTTCACCATGGAGCTCTGGAAGTAGGAGAGAAATTAGTTGGGACTAAAAAAGGGAAACAGTGCTCCTCTTATATTACGTTAGGGGAATTTAAAAATGGCAACATTGAGGTTCAAGATGTAGACCACAAGATTGCCTATGACATTGAGTGTGTACGAATTGTGGTGACAGCCAGTCAGAGAGAGTGGCTCATTATTAGAAGTATAAGTTTATGGACTACACAACCCCCCAGCCAATGA